One region of Primulina tabacum isolate GXHZ01 chromosome 1, ASM2559414v2, whole genome shotgun sequence genomic DNA includes:
- the LOC142543657 gene encoding uncharacterized protein LOC142543657 isoform X1 — MFRDVSACNTYNYGDSLYWDARYIQEANCGFFDWYQRYSALRPFVRKYISPSSRVLMVGCGNAVMSEDMVKDGFEDIMNIDISSVAIEMMRKKYEHIPQLKYIQMDVRDMSFFPDESFESVIDKGTLDSLMCGTGASISATQMLGEVSRLLKPGGVYMLITYGDPTVRMPHIKRPVYSWNIDLYVIPKPGFQRPYGSTATNSLLEPIPTTEEGLLPPDYVIEDPDSHFIYVCKKMDETTHDTISIHPLVDDAMQR, encoded by the exons ATGTTCAGAGACGTGTCGGCGTGCAACACGTATAATTACGGCGATTCCCTTTATTGGGACGCTCGCTACATACAAGAAGCCAATTGCGGTTTCTTCGATTGGTACCAGCGTTATTCGGCTCTCCGGCCATTTGTTCGGAAGTACATCTCCCCGAGTTCACGTGTTCTCATGGTTGGTTGTGGAAATGCTG TTATGTCGGAGGACATGGTAAAGGATGGCTTTGAAGATATaatgaacattgacatatcatCTGTGGCTATTGAAATGATGAGAAAGAAGTATGAACATATTCCGCAGCTGAAAT ACATCCAAATGGATGTTAGAGACATGAGTTTCTTTCCTGATGAGTCATTTGAGAGTGTCATTGACAAAG GGACTCTTGATTCATTGATG TGTGGTACTGGTGCTTCGATTAGTGCAACTCAAATGTTGGGGGAAGTGAGCAG GCTTCTTAAACCTGGAGGAGTTTATATGTTG ATAACATACGGTGATCCTACTGTGCGGATGCCCCATATCAAACGACCAGTGTACAGTTGGAACATTGATCTTTATGTCATAC CTAAACCAGGATTTCAAAGGCCTTATGGATCAACCGCGACAAATTCGCTCCTGGAACCCATCCCGACCACCGAAGAAGGACTACTACCCCCAGATTACGTTATAGAGGATCCCGATTCCCATTTCATTTATGTGTGTAAGAAGATGGATGAAACAACTCATGACACCATA
- the LOC142543657 gene encoding uncharacterized protein LOC142543657 isoform X2, with protein sequence MFRDVSACNTYNYGDSLYWDARYIQEANCGFFDWYQRYSALRPFVRKYISPSSRVLMVGCGNADIQMDVRDMSFFPDESFESVIDKGTLDSLMCGTGASISATQMLGEVSRLLKPGGVYMLITYGDPTVRMPHIKRPVYSWNIDLYVIPKPGFQRPYGSTATNSLLEPIPTTEEGLLPPDYVIEDPDSHFIYVCKKMDETTHDTISIHPLVDDAMQR encoded by the exons ATGTTCAGAGACGTGTCGGCGTGCAACACGTATAATTACGGCGATTCCCTTTATTGGGACGCTCGCTACATACAAGAAGCCAATTGCGGTTTCTTCGATTGGTACCAGCGTTATTCGGCTCTCCGGCCATTTGTTCGGAAGTACATCTCCCCGAGTTCACGTGTTCTCATGGTTGGTTGTGGAAATGCTG ACATCCAAATGGATGTTAGAGACATGAGTTTCTTTCCTGATGAGTCATTTGAGAGTGTCATTGACAAAG GGACTCTTGATTCATTGATG TGTGGTACTGGTGCTTCGATTAGTGCAACTCAAATGTTGGGGGAAGTGAGCAG GCTTCTTAAACCTGGAGGAGTTTATATGTTG ATAACATACGGTGATCCTACTGTGCGGATGCCCCATATCAAACGACCAGTGTACAGTTGGAACATTGATCTTTATGTCATAC CTAAACCAGGATTTCAAAGGCCTTATGGATCAACCGCGACAAATTCGCTCCTGGAACCCATCCCGACCACCGAAGAAGGACTACTACCCCCAGATTACGTTATAGAGGATCCCGATTCCCATTTCATTTATGTGTGTAAGAAGATGGATGAAACAACTCATGACACCATA